From Novipirellula galeiformis, the proteins below share one genomic window:
- the serS gene encoding serine--tRNA ligase codes for MLDRKFIIQNAQMISDNCKRRGVNCDIETLVALDERRLVTLQNAQDLNRQANEVSKGIGAAKDADERQQMIERGRQLREQKEAAQREHDQLDEQISGIQAQIPNLTHPDAPTGGEEDANELSFGKTAKPKFDFKPLDHLELGEKHDLFDFESGARVAGAGFYFLRNAAVRLDLALQQFAVSFLSERGFTPVTTPDVALTSVLHGTGFNPRGPETQIYSIENTELNLVATAEIPLGGMMSGQTLELEKLPLRLCGLSHCFRTEAGAAGRASKGLYRVHQFTKVEMFAFSSPEQSDVLHEEMRSLECELFDQLEVPYRVIDTASGDLGGPAYRKYDLEAWMPGRGEAGEWGEVTSTSNCTDYQARRLNIRFKRAGQKGTEFVHTLNGTAVATGRAMISIIENHQRADGSIAVPKVLQPWVGTDVIG; via the coding sequence ATGCTCGATCGAAAATTTATTATTCAGAATGCACAAATGATCAGCGACAACTGCAAGCGTCGCGGTGTCAATTGTGATATTGAAACGCTGGTCGCACTCGATGAACGTCGACTCGTCACGCTGCAAAATGCACAAGACTTGAATCGACAAGCCAACGAAGTCAGCAAGGGAATCGGTGCGGCCAAGGACGCCGACGAACGTCAGCAGATGATCGAGAGGGGCCGCCAACTGCGTGAGCAGAAAGAAGCCGCTCAGCGCGAGCACGATCAATTGGATGAACAGATCAGCGGCATTCAAGCTCAAATTCCTAACCTCACGCATCCCGACGCACCGACCGGCGGTGAAGAGGATGCGAACGAATTATCGTTCGGCAAAACCGCGAAGCCCAAGTTTGATTTCAAACCGCTCGACCATCTCGAACTGGGCGAAAAACATGACCTGTTCGATTTTGAATCGGGGGCGCGGGTAGCGGGTGCCGGTTTCTACTTTTTGCGAAACGCGGCGGTACGGCTCGATTTGGCGCTGCAGCAATTCGCCGTCAGCTTTTTGTCCGAGCGTGGGTTCACCCCCGTGACGACGCCCGATGTGGCGCTCACGAGCGTGCTGCACGGAACAGGCTTTAACCCGCGTGGCCCCGAAACGCAAATTTACAGCATCGAAAATACCGAATTGAATCTCGTCGCAACCGCCGAAATTCCACTCGGCGGCATGATGTCGGGACAGACCCTTGAGTTGGAGAAGTTGCCGTTGCGGCTTTGTGGCCTCAGTCACTGTTTTCGAACCGAAGCGGGCGCAGCAGGACGCGCTTCGAAAGGACTCTATCGAGTTCACCAATTCACCAAGGTCGAAATGTTTGCCTTCAGCTCGCCCGAGCAAAGCGATGTCTTGCATGAAGAAATGCGTTCGCTCGAATGCGAACTGTTCGATCAATTGGAAGTGCCCTACCGGGTCATCGATACTGCTAGCGGCGATCTCGGCGGCCCCGCCTATCGTAAGTACGACCTCGAAGCGTGGATGCCCGGCCGAGGCGAAGCGGGCGAGTGGGGGGAAGTCACCAGCACTAGCAATTGCACCGACTACCAAGCCCGACGACTAAACATTCGCTTCAAGCGAGCGGGACAAAAGGGGACCGAGTTTGTTCACACCTTGAACGGCACCGCCGTGGCAACCGGGCGAGCCATGATTTCGATCATCGAAAATCATCAGCGAGCCGATGGCAGCATTGCCGTCCCGAAAGTGCTGCAACCTTGGGTGGGCACCGATGTGATCGGTTAA
- a CDS encoding dihydroorotate dehydrogenase electron transfer subunit produces MSKLHAKYYADKMTQVQSAIEQNELVGEKTYRLRVAAPAIAASVVPGQFVMIRLAGTDAPLIGRALAVYNVTNDSTGTPTWIDLVYLRKGVMTETLANAALGTAVTLWGPLGNGFSNTPCDRLIMAVGGIGQTPMLTLGREANGSQSFGSPARENGWSQNVELIYGARKKSFLAGVDDFRAADFDVTLCTDDGSAGVRQLVPDVLAARLAELSKDERIRVVTCGPEIMMEKVAKVCAEAEVDCDVSMETPMACGIGVCFSCVAKVRQEGPEPWDYKRTCVEGPIFNANDICW; encoded by the coding sequence ATGTCGAAGCTGCACGCAAAGTATTACGCCGACAAGATGACCCAAGTCCAATCGGCGATTGAGCAAAACGAGTTGGTGGGCGAGAAGACGTACCGCTTGCGGGTCGCCGCGCCCGCGATTGCGGCTTCCGTCGTGCCAGGCCAATTCGTGATGATTCGCTTGGCGGGAACTGACGCACCTTTGATTGGCCGCGCCTTAGCGGTCTACAATGTCACGAACGATTCCACGGGAACTCCCACCTGGATCGACCTGGTTTATCTTCGCAAGGGTGTCATGACGGAGACGCTCGCAAACGCTGCCTTGGGAACGGCGGTCACGCTCTGGGGACCGCTTGGCAACGGTTTCTCCAATACACCCTGTGACCGCTTGATCATGGCGGTGGGAGGGATCGGGCAAACGCCGATGCTAACGCTTGGACGCGAGGCAAATGGGTCACAATCATTCGGCAGTCCGGCGCGTGAAAACGGCTGGAGCCAAAATGTGGAATTGATCTACGGAGCTCGAAAAAAATCATTCTTGGCCGGCGTGGACGACTTCCGCGCGGCCGATTTCGACGTCACTCTCTGTACGGACGACGGTTCCGCAGGCGTGCGCCAACTGGTTCCCGATGTGTTGGCGGCCCGATTGGCGGAATTGTCCAAGGATGAGCGCATTCGCGTCGTCACCTGCGGCCCCGAAATCATGATGGAAAAGGTCGCAAAGGTTTGCGCCGAGGCCGAAGTCGACTGCGACGTTTCGATGGAAACGCCGATGGCCTGTGGCATCGGCGTCTGTTTTTCTTGTGTGGCAAAGGTTCGCCAAGAAGGTCCCGAGCCTTGGGATTACAAACGCACCTGTGTCGAAGGCCCCATCTTCAATGCCAACGACATTTGTTGGTAG
- a CDS encoding pseudouridine synthase, with the protein MPRPSSKKFKPKRRTPVEDASPESSIEIRLQKLLAAAGFGSRRQCEELIIEGRVEVNGKIVDQLGASFDPKEAKVFVDGVALRAQKLVYYAVNKPVGVVTTNSDPQGRPRVIDMVPPTERVFPVGRLDRSSEGLILLTNDGELAQKLAHPKYQIQKVYRVTVAGKVDVKAMKQMEKGIYIAEGFVRVEGAKVLKSRGKATELEVTLREGKNREIRRIFARLGHKVQQLRRIAVGPLRLGEIPIGAYRVLGRDEVKKLRNAAEESIRHAAKEAQEGGRPRGRTSASQDKTDKNKTAARAGATAKPVGSRRATGTRQTQRADSTKSGQRKSGPAKPAKRTGAPPAGPIKTRGIRIDRSPSYEPPPTTGVIIGGEPAEPKPEKRKKSTATSGRGGAKRATKKSFGSQGKAAGKQSSNRNAKKKRRR; encoded by the coding sequence ATGCCACGCCCAAGCTCAAAAAAATTCAAACCCAAACGCCGCACCCCGGTTGAAGATGCTTCACCGGAAAGCAGCATTGAAATTCGTCTGCAAAAATTGCTGGCTGCCGCCGGCTTTGGGAGCCGGCGACAATGCGAAGAGTTGATCATCGAGGGACGGGTCGAAGTCAACGGCAAGATCGTCGATCAATTAGGTGCCAGCTTTGATCCCAAGGAGGCGAAGGTCTTCGTCGATGGCGTGGCGTTGCGAGCTCAGAAGCTTGTCTATTACGCGGTCAACAAACCTGTCGGCGTGGTCACGACCAACTCGGATCCACAGGGGCGTCCCCGTGTCATCGACATGGTGCCGCCCACCGAGCGAGTGTTCCCCGTGGGTCGCTTGGATCGCAGCAGTGAAGGTTTGATTCTGCTGACCAACGATGGCGAACTCGCCCAAAAGCTCGCTCATCCAAAGTACCAAATCCAAAAGGTTTATCGCGTCACGGTCGCCGGCAAGGTCGACGTCAAGGCGATGAAACAGATGGAAAAGGGGATTTATATCGCCGAAGGCTTTGTACGGGTCGAGGGGGCGAAGGTACTGAAGAGTCGCGGCAAGGCGACCGAATTGGAAGTCACGCTTCGCGAAGGCAAGAACCGCGAAATCCGTCGCATCTTTGCGCGTCTTGGACACAAGGTGCAACAACTTCGCCGGATCGCCGTGGGACCGCTTCGTTTGGGTGAAATCCCGATCGGTGCCTATCGCGTTTTAGGTCGCGACGAAGTCAAAAAGTTGCGAAACGCCGCAGAGGAATCGATCAGGCACGCCGCCAAGGAAGCCCAAGAAGGTGGACGGCCGCGGGGCAGGACCTCGGCGAGCCAAGACAAGACCGATAAAAACAAGACGGCAGCACGAGCCGGCGCGACTGCGAAACCCGTGGGCTCTCGCCGAGCCACCGGAACGCGGCAAACACAGCGTGCGGACTCCACCAAGTCGGGGCAACGCAAGTCAGGCCCCGCCAAGCCAGCCAAACGCACCGGAGCACCTCCAGCGGGTCCAATCAAGACTCGCGGCATTCGCATCGATCGATCGCCGAGCTACGAGCCACCGCCAACCACCGGCGTGATCATCGGCGGTGAACCCGCGGAGCCCAAGCCCGAAAAACGCAAGAAGTCCACTGCGACGAGTGGCCGCGGAGGGGCCAAGCGGGCAACCAAAAAATCGTTCGGCTCCCAAGGGAAAGCGGCGGGAAAACAGTCCAGTAATCGAAACGCGAAAAAGAAACGAAGACGTTAA
- a CDS encoding membrane or secreted protein codes for MRIPPIKISALLCTAVLAISITGCRGGGWFAAPGTMNQQQANAIVHDPYPQNDIAPYEAASRPPSYQQPLPEPVRNRLIPDAMPWLGR; via the coding sequence ATGCGAATCCCCCCAATCAAAATTTCGGCACTTCTCTGCACTGCCGTACTCGCGATCTCAATAACCGGATGTCGTGGCGGAGGCTGGTTCGCTGCACCGGGAACGATGAACCAGCAACAAGCCAACGCGATCGTCCACGACCCCTACCCCCAGAATGACATCGCCCCCTACGAGGCCGCTTCGCGTCCACCGAGCTATCAGCAACCCTTGCCGGAACCGGTCCGCAATCGTCTGATTCCGGATGCGATGCCTTGGTTGGGCCGCTAG
- a CDS encoding type I phosphomannose isomerase catalytic subunit, whose protein sequence is MIEPYPLRFKPVLKQTLWGGRLLGDHLGKPIGEGANYAESWEVVDHGADQSIVVSGPLAGKSLRELLVEHQPWLMGESEDDEFPLLLKYLDCNRVLSVQVHPSDNYAAKMPIPDRGKTEAWYIVAAQPDSVVYAGLKTGVREADLRAAIQEGRAEEVLHQFHPEPGNCVFIPAGTVHALGKGLLVAEIQQSSDTTFRLFDWNRVDEQGNSRELHLQRGLEVTDFDRGPVQPIQVRQDVHAWQTLVMCDKFVLRAFQSGPAPVTGETFGDDDRFHLITVPSGTATLTTTTEKLRLATGDSLLLPAALGPVRLDLGEHSTALEMTAV, encoded by the coding sequence ATGATTGAGCCATATCCGCTTCGATTCAAGCCCGTTTTGAAACAAACTCTGTGGGGGGGCCGATTGCTCGGCGATCATCTCGGGAAACCGATCGGCGAGGGTGCCAATTACGCGGAAAGTTGGGAAGTTGTCGATCACGGAGCCGACCAGAGCATCGTTGTCTCGGGCCCCTTAGCGGGGAAAAGCCTTCGCGAGCTACTAGTAGAGCACCAACCATGGTTGATGGGCGAGTCCGAAGATGACGAATTCCCTTTGCTACTAAAGTACCTCGATTGTAATCGGGTGTTGTCGGTTCAAGTCCACCCGTCCGATAATTACGCTGCAAAAATGCCGATTCCCGATCGGGGTAAAACGGAAGCGTGGTATATCGTCGCCGCCCAACCCGATAGCGTCGTCTACGCGGGCTTGAAAACGGGGGTCCGTGAAGCCGACCTACGCGCGGCAATCCAAGAGGGTAGGGCCGAGGAGGTGCTACATCAATTTCACCCTGAACCCGGAAACTGCGTCTTCATTCCCGCAGGAACGGTCCACGCCTTGGGCAAGGGATTGCTGGTCGCCGAGATCCAACAATCCAGCGACACCACGTTCCGGTTGTTCGATTGGAATCGAGTCGACGAGCAGGGAAATTCTCGCGAATTGCATCTTCAACGAGGCCTTGAAGTCACCGATTTTGACCGCGGCCCGGTCCAACCCATCCAAGTCCGACAGGACGTGCATGCGTGGCAAACGCTGGTGATGTGTGACAAATTTGTGCTCCGCGCCTTCCAAAGTGGCCCCGCTCCGGTAACGGGCGAAACGTTCGGCGACGACGATCGATTCCACCTGATCACCGTGCCGTCGGGCACCGCGACGTTGACCACCACGACCGAAAAACTGCGGCTTGCGACTGGCGATTCTCTACTACTGCCAGCGGCACTCGGCCCCGTTCGGCTCGATTTGGGCGAGCACAGCACCGCCTTGGAAATGACCGCCGTGTGA
- the tatC gene encoding twin-arginine translocase subunit TatC, protein MDRPALPKDDLFENSTMTFGEHLEELRGSLVKAIIWLGVGLCVGLFFANDVIRFIQAPLQGAIQQFNADRDLNSLGYKDLSDPEIQPLREFLMQNALVWETIYEIPAELQTLAPESIQPNAQEGTDGGDVDAPALTVKPLVMKELLQKLPEPSALQPKIQLRQSKTSVSSLKIEEPFMIWVKAGLIVGAVLASPMILYHLWTFVASGLHAHERRHVYLYMPISVVLFSSGVVLAFFLVLHYVLTFLLAFNGSMDVAVEPRLTYYVNFVLMLPLGFGIAFQLPLVMLFLQRIGLFETEAYIQSWKVAVLVIFVMSMLLTPADVTSMVALAIPLMLLYFLGILMCKFIPRGRGLGSAAYDPA, encoded by the coding sequence GTGGATCGACCGGCACTCCCTAAAGACGACCTTTTCGAGAATTCAACGATGACCTTCGGGGAACACCTCGAAGAGTTGCGTGGCAGTCTGGTCAAGGCAATTATTTGGCTCGGTGTCGGCTTATGCGTTGGTCTTTTCTTTGCCAACGACGTGATACGGTTTATCCAGGCACCGCTTCAAGGTGCGATTCAGCAGTTTAATGCGGACCGCGATTTGAACAGTTTGGGGTACAAGGATTTATCCGATCCTGAAATTCAGCCGCTGCGTGAATTCTTGATGCAGAATGCGCTGGTCTGGGAAACGATTTACGAAATTCCCGCCGAACTGCAAACATTGGCTCCCGAATCGATCCAGCCCAATGCGCAAGAGGGGACTGACGGAGGTGACGTCGATGCTCCGGCGTTGACGGTCAAGCCGCTGGTGATGAAAGAGTTGCTGCAAAAATTGCCTGAACCGTCGGCGCTGCAGCCCAAGATCCAGTTGCGGCAAAGCAAGACCAGCGTCAGTTCGCTCAAGATCGAAGAACCCTTCATGATTTGGGTCAAGGCAGGCTTGATTGTCGGAGCGGTTTTGGCTTCCCCGATGATTCTGTATCACCTTTGGACCTTTGTCGCCTCTGGCTTGCATGCACATGAGCGTCGCCACGTTTATCTCTACATGCCGATTAGCGTGGTGCTCTTTAGTTCGGGGGTCGTGCTCGCTTTCTTTCTCGTGTTGCACTACGTCCTAACGTTCTTGTTGGCGTTCAATGGCAGCATGGATGTGGCGGTGGAGCCTCGGTTGACCTACTACGTTAACTTCGTCTTGATGTTGCCACTCGGGTTCGGGATCGCGTTTCAATTGCCTTTGGTGATGTTATTCCTACAACGCATTGGGCTTTTCGAAACCGAGGCGTACATCCAAAGTTGGAAGGTTGCCGTGTTGGTGATCTTCGTGATGTCGATGTTGTTAACGCCTGCGGACGTGACCAGCATGGTGGCATTGGCGATTCCGTTGATGTTGCTGTATTTCCTCGGCATTTTGATGTGCAAGTTCATTCCACGAGGGCGAGGCCTGGGCAGCGCCGCCTACGATCCTGCGTAG
- a CDS encoding M48 family metalloprotease: MHLQSFLLVVLSLSCGSLPAGEVDLTRAVVATLGMIVAWWILCHIAARTTSQQVIAGNIEPIQGAQWLETQLDVFRWLGLGVVVMCLAGFGLARNLDAMPVIQNSMFLQSLVLLFPGLAISAASWSAEHRYGVLLEYADRGIVTHLRSIVSSFRGGVAWLVVPILMLLASADAITRLPISQQQAGWVMAGALVLFLCVGLPWLASRLFKTGPLDGEAEAWVASLLSASGLQRTKAVRWDTEGRSFNALITGFVPPLRTLLLSDRLLDELPRGQLAMVVLHEAAHLRRRHVPLRMLSILPAWGVGAGVTRLAGDASWAMVAGSVVAIILTLGVLRLIAYRTEFDADVQACRLAEKIAPSVSEVPESYAAAAEALSRALIRVTEDHPAARKPTWLHPGVVDRIECIRRQRIIPNVNNVTAGTMANPV; this comes from the coding sequence ATGCATTTGCAATCGTTTCTGTTGGTCGTCCTTTCGCTGAGTTGTGGTTCGCTGCCGGCGGGCGAAGTCGATCTGACGCGAGCGGTTGTGGCTACGTTGGGGATGATTGTGGCTTGGTGGATACTTTGCCATATCGCAGCCAGGACCACTTCGCAACAAGTGATTGCGGGAAATATCGAACCGATCCAAGGGGCTCAGTGGCTGGAAACGCAATTGGATGTGTTTCGCTGGCTCGGTCTCGGGGTCGTCGTGATGTGTTTAGCAGGCTTTGGCTTGGCGAGAAATCTTGATGCCATGCCCGTCATTCAAAACTCGATGTTTTTGCAGTCGTTGGTGCTGTTGTTTCCCGGGCTAGCGATTTCAGCGGCAAGTTGGTCTGCCGAGCATCGCTATGGCGTGTTGCTTGAATACGCTGACCGTGGCATTGTCACCCACCTTCGCAGTATCGTCAGTTCATTTCGTGGTGGGGTGGCTTGGTTGGTGGTTCCGATTTTGATGTTGTTAGCCAGTGCCGACGCCATCACGCGGTTGCCGATTAGCCAGCAACAAGCGGGATGGGTGATGGCGGGGGCGCTCGTTTTGTTTCTATGTGTGGGACTCCCTTGGTTGGCCTCTCGATTATTCAAAACAGGTCCACTGGATGGCGAAGCGGAGGCATGGGTGGCGAGTTTGTTGTCCGCCTCGGGTTTGCAGCGCACCAAGGCGGTTCGCTGGGATACGGAAGGGCGTTCCTTTAATGCCTTGATTACCGGTTTTGTTCCTCCGCTGCGAACGTTGTTGTTGTCGGATCGATTGCTCGACGAACTTCCTCGCGGACAGTTGGCGATGGTGGTGCTTCACGAAGCGGCTCATTTGCGTCGCCGTCATGTGCCGTTGCGAATGTTGTCGATTCTGCCCGCTTGGGGGGTGGGGGCGGGCGTCACGCGATTGGCTGGCGATGCGAGTTGGGCGATGGTGGCCGGAAGCGTCGTGGCAATCATCTTGACGCTGGGGGTTTTGCGTTTGATTGCCTATCGGACGGAGTTTGACGCCGATGTCCAAGCCTGTCGCTTGGCCGAGAAAATTGCACCGTCGGTGAGTGAGGTGCCCGAGAGCTATGCCGCGGCTGCCGAGGCGTTGAGCCGGGCGCTCATTCGAGTCACCGAAGATCATCCTGCCGCACGCAAACCCACATGGCTTCATCCCGGAGTCGTCGACCGAATTGAATGCATCCGCCGACAACGGATCATTCCCAACGTTAATAACGTGACCGCTGGGACCATGGCAAATCCGGTATAG
- a CDS encoding multiheme c-type cytochrome: protein MTIASPELLYGQTTKYAHSDSNARYIHHIDLYDIHNRKITPESDQPYSSLNTCGRCHDYETISHGWHFNAFMNDTVDGRVGEPWIWTDPRTGTQLPLSYRDWKQTFNPQDLGISHWDMTHQFGSRVPGGGFAVAPQVDGDAAETSREEARHAATSNRWPLSGSLQIDCMVCHASSGVYDFNSRREQIEDENFAWAATAGIRLGTVKGSVSRIKDDADPADESTQQKLPKVTYDPRRFELDGTVFMDLVRQPSNNACFQCHSQQTVTDQGIELRWMHDEDVHLRAGMQCVDCHRNGIEHHTTRGFAGESNPSSVSATTIETLSCSGCHMGSEQTGSSTIASRPGRLGAPFPHHAGLPPLHFEKLACTACHGGPLPREQAMQIMTSLSHSLGSKDHRTGLELPSIAGPIYSKGDDGKIYPQRALWPAFWGTFSEGKIQPLDPATTYDLTRKSLRVRRDFVKEIIKPKLSSSERKKILGDERAKAPETELTPAEHETLAAAQNAAGRELFHEKVSASLAAIEKELNVETAVYVSSGFVYRRTDEGNSLSQVPRDEIKNTDAIEMMTWPIAHNVRPAGWSLGAGGCTECHSEQSAIFASTVQSIGPGPDQGERITMASLQGLDPNQTLMWNQLFAGRASFKYIMATSIALLCLILLVGVGALASRFTRRNHHTV from the coding sequence ATGACCATAGCGAGTCCTGAACTCTTGTATGGGCAAACCACTAAATACGCTCATAGCGATTCAAATGCTCGCTACATCCACCACATCGATCTGTATGACATCCACAATCGCAAAATCACTCCGGAATCCGACCAACCTTACTCGTCGCTGAACACATGCGGTCGCTGCCATGACTACGAGACCATTTCCCACGGTTGGCATTTCAATGCCTTCATGAACGACACGGTCGACGGACGCGTAGGGGAGCCTTGGATTTGGACCGACCCTCGAACCGGAACGCAGCTCCCGCTCTCGTATCGCGATTGGAAACAAACGTTCAACCCACAGGATCTCGGAATCAGCCACTGGGACATGACGCACCAATTTGGTAGCCGCGTCCCAGGCGGAGGCTTCGCGGTCGCCCCACAGGTGGATGGAGACGCCGCCGAAACCAGCCGCGAGGAAGCTCGCCACGCCGCCACCTCCAATCGCTGGCCCTTGAGCGGTTCGCTGCAAATCGATTGCATGGTCTGTCATGCCAGCAGCGGTGTGTACGACTTCAATTCACGGCGCGAACAAATTGAGGACGAAAACTTTGCCTGGGCCGCCACCGCCGGAATCCGACTTGGCACCGTGAAAGGCAGCGTTTCTAGAATCAAGGATGACGCGGACCCCGCGGACGAGTCCACGCAACAGAAGCTTCCCAAAGTCACCTACGATCCTCGCCGCTTTGAACTCGACGGCACCGTGTTCATGGACTTGGTCCGGCAACCGAGCAACAACGCGTGCTTCCAATGCCACAGCCAACAAACCGTGACCGATCAAGGGATCGAATTACGTTGGATGCATGACGAAGACGTCCATCTTCGCGCCGGGATGCAGTGCGTTGATTGTCACCGCAACGGCATTGAACATCACACCACTCGCGGTTTTGCAGGCGAGAGCAACCCGTCGTCGGTCAGCGCCACGACAATCGAAACACTCTCTTGCAGCGGATGTCACATGGGATCCGAGCAAACCGGTTCGTCCACCATCGCCTCGCGCCCCGGACGTCTGGGCGCCCCCTTTCCTCACCATGCAGGGCTGCCGCCTCTGCATTTCGAGAAACTCGCGTGTACCGCATGCCACGGAGGCCCTTTACCACGCGAACAGGCGATGCAAATCATGACCAGCCTGTCCCATTCACTGGGGTCAAAAGATCATCGTACCGGTTTGGAACTACCGTCCATTGCGGGGCCCATCTACAGCAAAGGGGATGATGGAAAAATTTATCCGCAACGCGCCCTCTGGCCCGCGTTTTGGGGCACGTTCAGCGAAGGCAAAATCCAACCACTCGACCCTGCAACGACGTATGACCTGACGCGTAAATCGCTGCGCGTACGCCGCGACTTTGTCAAAGAAATCATCAAGCCGAAACTGAGCTCGAGCGAGCGTAAGAAAATTCTCGGTGACGAGCGGGCCAAAGCACCCGAAACGGAACTGACACCGGCAGAGCACGAAACATTGGCAGCGGCACAGAATGCCGCCGGCCGCGAATTATTTCATGAGAAAGTCTCGGCGTCACTCGCCGCGATCGAAAAAGAATTGAACGTCGAAACCGCGGTCTACGTCTCCAGCGGATTTGTTTATCGCCGTACGGATGAGGGCAATTCGCTATCTCAAGTGCCACGCGATGAAATCAAAAACACCGATGCGATTGAAATGATGACGTGGCCGATCGCTCATAACGTGCGTCCCGCGGGTTGGTCGCTTGGCGCCGGTGGATGCACCGAATGCCACAGCGAGCAAAGTGCGATCTTTGCATCGACCGTCCAATCGATAGGCCCTGGCCCCGACCAAGGCGAACGAATCACGATGGCTTCGCTGCAAGGACTTGATCCCAATCAAACGTTGATGTGGAACCAATTGTTCGCGGGACGCGCCTCGTTCAAGTACATCATGGCGACATCCATTGCGTTGCTGTGCCTGATCCTTCTCGTCGGCGTGGGAGCCTTGGCTTCACGCTTCACCCGCCGCAATCATCACACGGTCTGA
- the tpx gene encoding thiol peroxidase: MGRSGVITFKGNPMTLEGSDLVVGATAPSFSLHYAENGIQTLTLDDLKGKPSIISVVPSLDTPTCATQTKRFNEELGSLGDKINAVTVSRDLPFAQARFCGAENVKMRTASDYQTHAFGTDYGLTIEELKLLTRAVIVLDADGKVAYKEVVAEVTQEPDYSAAMAALRMLV; the protein is encoded by the coding sequence ATGGGACGTTCAGGAGTGATCACTTTCAAAGGCAATCCAATGACTTTGGAAGGAAGCGATTTGGTCGTGGGAGCGACGGCACCTTCGTTTTCGTTGCACTATGCCGAAAATGGAATTCAGACGTTGACTCTTGACGATCTGAAAGGAAAACCCTCGATCATCAGCGTCGTGCCAAGTTTGGACACCCCAACTTGCGCAACGCAAACCAAGCGATTCAACGAAGAACTGGGTTCGCTCGGCGACAAAATCAACGCGGTCACCGTTAGCCGCGACTTGCCGTTCGCACAGGCTCGCTTTTGTGGCGCTGAAAATGTCAAGATGCGCACCGCGAGCGACTATCAAACTCACGCGTTCGGAACCGACTACGGTTTGACGATTGAGGAACTGAAGCTTTTGACACGAGCCGTCATCGTGTTGGATGCCGACGGCAAGGTGGCTTACAAGGAAGTGGTTGCCGAGGTTACCCAAGAGCCTGATTACAGTGCGGCGATGGCTGCACTGCGTATGTTGGTTTAG